One window of the Diospyros lotus cultivar Yz01 chromosome 12, ASM1463336v1, whole genome shotgun sequence genome contains the following:
- the LOC127786886 gene encoding conserved oligomeric Golgi complex subunit 8 → MDSSEGPADEAATVAGLIPLASVCHQPYVSELLSFTLDRLHKEPELLRVDAERIRRQMQEVAVANYRAFISAADALLAIRLEVSSIDKHLDSLMAEIPKLTSGCTEFVDSAELILEKRKMNQTLLANHSTLLDLLEIPQLMDTCVRNGNYDEALDLEAFVCKLSTMHPKIPVIQALTAEVKQTTQSLLSQLLQKLRSNIQLPECLRIIGYLRRIGVFSEYEMHLQFLRCREAWLSGILDDLDQRNAYEYLKGMVNCYRMHLFDVVNQYRAIFSDDTSGSEENYDGGLLFSWAMHQITSLLRTLKVMLPKITEGGSLSNILDQCMYCAMGLGWVGLDFRGLLPSLFEEAVLDLFSKNMNTAVENFQLVLDSHRWVPLPAVGFSANSIGQDSQEDVTPPSSLMEHPPLAVFVNGVSAAMNDLRPCAPISLKHVLAQELVKGVQAVSDSLLRYSTTRMLKENESMLFLSLCRSFLEVAYPHCVTCFGRCYPGGADLIADAKDLFEGVRRLLATSSPKELPKPVQTAEGKSVPENGNAPVVENGDALDTEQTPDSNTDDEQNIAHRPKEELSSYSA, encoded by the exons ATGGACTCGTCGGAAGGTCCAGCAGATGAGGCGGCCACTGTGGCCGGTCTCATTCCGCTCGCCTCCGTCTGTCACCAACCCTATGTTTCGGAACTCCTCTCCTTCACTCTCGATCGCCTTCACAAG GAGCCGGAGCTTCTGCGGGTGGATGCGGAGAGAATTCGAAGGCAGATGCAAGAGGTGGCGGTTGCCAACTACCGCGCTTTCATTTCCGCTGCCGATGCGTTGCTCGCCATTCGGCTGGAGGTTTCTTCTATTGACAAGCATCTCGATTCTCTG ATGGCCGAAATCCCGAAGTTAACATCTGGTTGCACAGAATTCGTAGACTCTGCAGAACTGATTTTGGAAAAGAGGAAGATGAACCAGACATTGCTAGCTAATCATAGTACTTTGCTTGACTTGCTTGAAATTCCCCAGCTTATGGACAC GTGTGTGAGGAATGGAAATTATGATGAAGCTCTGGACTTGGAAGCATTTGTTTGCAAACTTTCAACAATGCATCCAAA GATACCTGTTATTCAAGCGCTCACTGCAGAAGTTAAGCAGACCACCCAATCTCTTCTTTCTCAGCTTTTACAGAAACTTCGATCAAACATTCAG TTGCCAGAATGTCTCCGCATTATTGGATATTTACGTCGAATAGGAGTATTTAGTGAATATGAAATGCATCTACAG TTTTTGAGATGCCGAGAGGCATGGCTTAGTGGAATTCTAGATGATCTAGACCAAAGAAATGCTTACGAATACTTGAAAGGGATGGTAAACTGTTACAGAATGCATCTATTTGATGTTGTTAACCAATACCGGGCCATATTTTCTGATGATACATCAGGAAGTGAGGAAAACTATGATGGTGGGCTTCTTTTTAGCTGGGCCATGCATCAAATAACCTCTCTCCTTAGAACACTCAAGGTCATGCTCCCCAAAATAACTGAAGGCGGGTCTTTGTCCAACATCCTGGATCAATGCATG TATTGTGCCATGGGACTCGGTTGGGTTGGATTGGACTTTCGAGGCTTGCTTCCTTCGCTTTTTGAAGa GGCTGTTCTTGACTTATTCTCAAAGAATATGAATACAGCTGTTGAGAATTTTCAG TTAGTCTTGGATTCACATCGCTGGGTCCCATTACCAGCAGTTGGCTTTTCAGCCAATAGTATAGGTCAAGATAGCCAGGAAGATGTGACTCCACCTTCAAGTCTAATGGAGCATCCCCCACTGGCTGTGTTTGTGAATG GTGTATCTGCAGCAATGAATGACTTACGTCCTTGTGCCCCAATAAGCTTGAAACATGTTCTGGCTCAGGAATTGGTCAAGGGGGTGCAGGCTGTTTCTGATTCTTTGCTGAGGTACAGTACAACTAGGATGCTCAAAGAGAACGAGTCCATGCTTTTCCTCTCACTTTGCCGGTCATTTCTTGAG GTTGCTTATCCACACTGTGTTACGTGCTTTGGTCGGTGTTATCCCGGTGGGGCTGACCTTATCGCAGATGCAAAGGATTTATTTGAGGGCGTCCGGCGGCTACTGGCTACTTCTTCGCCAAAGGAATTGCCAAAACCAGTCCAAACTGCGGAGGGAAAAAGTGTACCCGAAAATGGCAATGCTCCTGTGGTGGAAAACGGGGATGCTCTCGATACTGAACAGACGCCCGATTCCAATACTGACGACGAGCAGAACATCGCTCACCGACCCAAGGAAGAGCTTTCTAGTTATAGTGCATGA